One genomic region from Arthrobacter sp. YN encodes:
- a CDS encoding amino acid ABC transporter ATP-binding protein yields the protein MSPTNESQSASVLKARNLAKAFGSNVVLRDIDVDIRRGQVVALIGPSGSGKTTVLRSLNGLEIPDGGTVTFGDSDGGGELAIDFGAKVGKKDLAALRDRSAMVFQHYNLFPHMTVLKNITEGPIQVQKRPRAEAIAEAERLLERVGLADKRDAYPFELSGGQQQRVGIVRALALKPQLLLFDEPTSALDPELVGEVLGVIKELAEEGWTMVIVTHELAFAQHVADEVIFMDGGVVVERGPAAEVLRAPTQERTKLFVKRLQHDV from the coding sequence ATGTCGCCCACTAACGAGTCACAGTCCGCGTCAGTCCTGAAGGCCCGGAACCTTGCCAAGGCGTTCGGCAGCAACGTGGTGTTGCGCGACATCGACGTCGATATCCGCCGCGGTCAGGTGGTGGCCCTGATCGGGCCATCGGGTTCCGGGAAGACCACCGTCCTGCGATCGCTTAACGGCCTTGAAATTCCCGACGGCGGCACGGTCACCTTCGGAGACAGCGACGGCGGCGGGGAACTCGCCATCGACTTCGGCGCGAAGGTTGGCAAGAAGGACCTGGCCGCCCTGCGTGACCGCAGCGCCATGGTCTTCCAGCACTACAACCTGTTCCCGCACATGACGGTCCTGAAGAACATCACCGAGGGCCCCATCCAGGTCCAGAAGAGGCCACGGGCCGAAGCCATCGCGGAGGCGGAACGGCTCTTGGAACGCGTGGGCCTGGCAGATAAACGCGACGCCTACCCCTTTGAACTCTCCGGCGGCCAGCAGCAACGCGTAGGCATCGTCAGGGCGCTGGCGCTCAAGCCCCAGCTGCTGCTGTTCGACGAACCCACCTCTGCGTTGGACCCCGAACTGGTGGGCGAAGTCCTGGGTGTCATCAAGGAACTCGCCGAGGAAGGCTGGACCATGGTGATCGTGACCCACGAGCTCGCCTTTGCCCAGCACGTGGCGGACGAGGTCATCTTCATGGACGGCGGTGTGGTGGTGGAACGGGGCCCTGCTGCCGAGGTCCTGCGTGCGCCCACGCAGGAACGGACCAAGCTTTTTGTGAAACGGCTCCAGCACGACGTCTAG